Proteins found in one Lachancea thermotolerans CBS 6340 chromosome C complete sequence genomic segment:
- a CDS encoding uncharacterized protein (similar to uniprot|P40586 Saccharomyces cerevisiae YIR042C Hypothetical ORF), with the protein MVAQNLYGQEIGDPLPNWAGREGPHRTVFEGNYCRLEPLNVQNHGLQLFQAFSNAKDDRMWTYLPVGPFKDYPEYKKIATKFEQDQETVHYAVISKEGNRALGSLSLMRADVSNGTIEIGFVMFSPKLQKTTASTEAQFLLMKHVFDGLGYRRCEWKCDSLNAPSRNCALRLGFTFEGTFRNAAVYKGRSRDTQWFSIIDTEWQDIRKSFELWLKAGNFLEGKQNKKLAAIRNEVKESKDVKKDHVQ; encoded by the coding sequence ATGGTCGCACAAAATCTGTACGGCCAAGAAATCGGAGATCCGCTGCCAAACTGGGCGGGTCGTGAAGGACCTCATAGAACTGTATTTGAAGGCAACTATTGTCGACTTGAGCCTTTGAACGTTCAAAATCATGGCTTGCAACTATTTCAGGCCTTTTCAAACGCGAAAGATGACCGTATGTGGACGTATCTACCTGTTGGGCCCTTCAAGGATTATCCAGAATATAAAAAAATCGCAACTAAGTTCGAGCAAGACCAGGAGACTGTTCACTACGCTGTAATTTCGAAAGAAGGCAACAGAGCATTAGGGAGCTTATCTCTAATGAGAGCTGACGTCTCAAATGGAACTATTGAAATAGGATTTGTTATGTTCTCGCCTAAGCTACAAAAAACCACGGCCTCGACTGAAGCGCAGTTCTTATTAATGAAACATGTTTTCGATGGCCTTGGCTATAGAAGGTGTGAATGGAAGTGCGATAGTTTAAACGCTCCTTCTAGAAATTGTGCGTTAAGATTAGGTTTTACTTTTGAAGGGACATTCCGTAACGCGGCTGTTTATAAAGGTCGCAGTAGAGACACACAATGGTTTTCCATTATTGACACGGAATGGCAAGATATTCGGAAGTCTTTTGAACTGTGGCTAAAAGCGGGCAATTTTCTTGAGGGAaaacagaacaaaaagctcgCCGCTATAAGAAATGAAGTCAAAGAGTCAAAGGATGTGAAGAAAGATCACGTTCAATAA
- a CDS encoding KLTH0C00264p (some similarities with uniprot|P53053 Saccharomyces cerevisiae YGL263W COS12 Protein of unknown function member of a family of conserved often subtelomerically- encoded proteins): protein MMFFGLTLALITGLLINFAMKRVATDSMMELQFMKEIAAIKPGIDMKDCDVLAARMNTYLSSNSVLATPYYFYNGKSCYPFFRKNYLQPRLIVKYASYQNANIASGSQPFVHKAIKIHEERANEDWEGILNKSRRFEQ, encoded by the coding sequence ATGATGTTTTTTGGGCTGACGCTTGCTTTAATTACTGGTCTGCTTATCAACTTTGCGATGAAACGAGTGGCAACAGATTCAATGATGGAATTACAGTTTATGAAGGAGATTGCAGCTATAAAGCCTGGAATAGACATGAAAGACTGTGATGTTCTCGCCGCCAGAATGAACACTTATCTCAGTTCTAATAGTGTTCTTGCTACTCCTTATTATTTCTACAATGGAAAATCCTGTTATCCTTTCTTCAGGAAAAATTATCTACAACCTAGGTTGATAGTGAAATATGCTAGCTACCAAAACGCAAACATTGCATCTGGTTCTCAACCTTTCGTTCATAAGGCAATAAAGATACACGAAGAAAGGGCAAATGAGGATTGGGAAGGAATTTTGAATAAAAGCAGGCGCTTCGAACAATAG
- a CDS encoding KLTH0C00286p (similar to uniprot|Q2TZW5 Aspergillus oryzae AO090011000693 Protein involved in biosynthesis of mitomycin antibiotics/polyketidefumonisin): MFKQQSNDKPDEAVSSRFFPEHSLSVDDLKVICSRKASLSTYPLASSIQENIPIYELTAFSDSDQNTVSMLKDEWYHILHSGPGVFVMKAMYHTKEYEKVLESASSSFEKILEREKGNSTDSKGDHFAAEGSNDRIWNSLSKHAFEDPNSFFEYYSNPWLAHVCDAWLGPRYQITAQVNNVKPGSLPQECHRDYHLGIQGRSKCVRYPRGLQIASQYLTLQGAVAHSNMALESGPTRFLPFSQTFEPGYIAYQLEQFRDFFLQNYVVLPLELGDGVFFNPALFHGAGANTTKAFLRSANLLQISSAFGKPMETIDSLPIVKLCWILLKERYTRDGLSSRVSAFINAVFNGYPYPTNLDKRLPAQNSMMPESEQDIAIRGLQNSWSTEKVMETLRQMKIDSKA; this comes from the coding sequence ATGTTCAAACAACAATCGAATGACAAGCCTGACGAGGCAGTCTCTTCGCGTTTTTTTCCGGAACATTCCCTCTCTGTTGACGACTTGAAGGTGATCTGCTCTCGTAAAGCTTCTCTATCAACATACCCTCTAGCGTCTTCGATTCAAGAAAACATCCCCATATATGAGTTAACGGCTTTTTCTGACTCTGACCAAAATACTGTCTCCATGCTGAAAGATGAGTGGTATCATATTCTTCACTCCGGGCCAGGTGTCTTCGTAATGAAAGCAATGTATCACACAAAAGAGTACGAGAAGGTACTAGAATCAGCTAGCtcatcttttgaaaaaattcTGGAACGAGAGAAAGGAAACTCGACGGATAGTAAGGGGGATCATTTTGCCGCTGAAGGATCGAACGATCGCATTTGGAATTCGTTGAGTAAGCATGCATTTGAGGATCCAAATTCGTTTTTTGAATATTATTCTAATCCTTGGCTGGCACATGTATGTGATGCATGGCTTGGCCCAAGGTACCAGATCACAGCCCAGGTGAACAACGTAAAGCCGGGCAGTCTACCACAGGAATGTCATCGGGACTACCATCTTGGGATTCAAGGCAGAAGCAAATGTGTTCGTTATCCGAGAGGATTGCAAATAGCTAGCCAGTATCTGACCTTACAAGGCGCAGTCGCTCACAGCAACATGGCTTTAGAGAGTGGGCCAACGAGATTTTTACCTTTCagccaaacttttgagcCAGGCTATATTGCCTATCAGTTGGAGCAATTCCGTGActtttttctccaaaaCTACGTGGTGTTGCCGCTGGAGCTGGGAGACGGAGTTTTTTTTAACCCAGCCCTTTTCCATGGTGCTGGTGCAAACACCACTAAAGCCTTCCTTCGTAGTGCAAATCTCCTTCAGATCAGCAGCGCCTTTGGAAAGCCAATGGAGACAATTGATTCACTTCCTATTGTTAAGCTTTGCTGGATACTGCTAAAAGAGAGATATACTCGAGACGGGCTGAGCAGTAGGGTCTCCGCGTTTATAAACGCTGTTTTTAACGGATATCCATATCCAACTAATCTCGATAAAAGACTGCCAGCTCAAAACAGTATGATGCCTGAAAGCGAACAAGACATTGCCATACGaggacttcaaaacagtTGGTCAACTGAAAAAGTCATGGAGACTCTGAGGCAAATGAAAATCGATTCAAAAGCctga